A window of Microcystis aeruginosa FD4 contains these coding sequences:
- a CDS encoding type IIG restriction enzyme/methyltransferase codes for MRNPARERSRNLNREVWESPSVYGGEDVNHNGKESRDSVGVILEVKKPSNKSEMLRRDKLNCKALQELLLYFLRERITEKNLEIKHLIATNIYEWFIFDGNVFERLFAQNQELVRQFNDFETGRLTGKTTDFFYKQIGEPFLDSILDSLTYTYFDLREYSQTIGEDEHQLISLYKIFSPEHLLKLPFANDSNSLDKNFYSELLHINGLTEIKEGGKKLIQRLQPAARQPGSLLENAISQVDSLDKISRLPNPEEFGETEEERLFNIGLELGITWINRILFLKLLEAQIIRYHRGDKSLGFLNLSKVANYDDLNRLFFSVLAKKQSERSKDIQNIYTQVPYLNSSLFEPTELEQSTIVISNLRSENIEIFVGTVLKDSQGKKRTGEINALAYLFEFLNAYDFSSEGGEAIQEDNKTLINASVLGLIFEKINGYKDGSFFTPGFITMYMCRETIRRAVIEKFNQSQGWDCQSIEDVYNRIKDKTAANDIINSLKICDPAVGSGHFLVSGLNEIIAIKSELQILVDKEGKTLRDYRVEVVNDELIVTDDDGNIFEYNPRNRESQRVQETLFQEKQRLIEGCLFGVDINPNSVKICRLRLWIELLKNAYYKADNQLETLPNIDINIKVGNSLISRFGLSNDLQIFSRKSRLSIESYKDAVRVYRNAEDKSQKREMERLIEEIKGSFRQTLQGDNPQKKRLRGLETDLYSLENQILLFEESAKERKAREKKISQLRNEIDKLRLEIEEIESGKIYHHAFEWRFEFPEVLDDKGNFLGFDVVIGNPPWGAKIDNKHLNKIKEKNSDIIVRMIDSFMFFVNLTFSLKSQYGLICQIIPDVILYQVDNEKLREKIFKNHQLEIAFNLGDRIFEDVARPCCIILLTSKFTNISWVGEYQKSSDDSVNSLSHNLLIPIETSFLKTIPNQVITTKNLIGYKIINRYKKIKLRDLIDQDGIQRGVSPDLKEAFIVDENIVDNFGLEKNFIFPTITGGRDINQYLVQDIGKKIIYTKKTDNPQSISQIIKYLQSFRDKITCVEVKENKHPFWSLHRPRNQEIFLKSEKIIGVITGDKIIVALDNNQIFPTDGLYLMSSNQEKCSNKFLLGILNSKLLTYFYRLLSMETNRTLAQIKPTILQELPIEISDKILVKKIEIKIDQILTAKKSNPKADTSELEKEIDNLVYKLYQLTYDEVKIIDPEFTITEKEYEAIKIE; via the coding sequence GTGCGGAACCCCGCAAGGGAAAGAAGCAGAAACCTAAATCGTGAGGTTTGGGAATCACCGTCCGTTTACGGCGGTGAGGATGTCAACCATAATGGGAAAGAGTCGCGGGATTCCGTGGGGGTAATACTGGAAGTCAAGAAACCCAGCAATAAAAGCGAGATGCTGCGGAGAGACAAACTCAACTGTAAAGCATTACAGGAATTACTCCTCTACTTCCTACGGGAAAGAATAACCGAGAAAAACCTAGAGATAAAACACCTGATTGCAACCAATATATATGAGTGGTTTATCTTCGACGGGAATGTCTTCGAGAGACTATTCGCACAAAATCAGGAACTTGTCAGACAGTTTAATGACTTTGAGACGGGGAGACTAACGGGAAAAACCACCGACTTCTTCTACAAACAGATAGGAGAACCTTTTCTTGACTCAATACTGGATTCCCTGACATATACCTATTTTGACTTGCGGGAATACTCCCAAACCATCGGGGAGGATGAACATCAGCTAATCAGTCTCTATAAAATCTTTTCTCCCGAACACCTCTTAAAACTCCCCTTTGCGAACGATAGCAACAGTCTCGACAAGAACTTTTATAGTGAACTACTGCATATCAACGGGTTGACAGAGATAAAAGAGGGAGGGAAAAAACTCATCCAACGTCTGCAACCAGCAGCGCGTCAACCCGGTTCGCTGCTAGAGAACGCTATCAGTCAAGTGGACAGTTTAGATAAAATCTCTCGTTTACCCAATCCCGAAGAATTTGGGGAGACGGAGGAGGAGAGACTATTTAATATCGGTTTAGAGTTGGGGATAACCTGGATAAATAGAATCCTGTTCCTGAAGCTATTGGAAGCGCAGATAATTCGGTATCATCGGGGGGATAAGTCCTTAGGGTTTCTCAATTTAAGCAAAGTTGCCAACTATGACGACTTAAATCGGTTATTTTTCAGCGTCTTAGCAAAAAAACAGTCAGAAAGAAGCAAAGACATCCAGAATATCTATACTCAGGTTCCCTATCTCAACAGTTCTCTATTTGAACCGACGGAATTAGAACAATCAACCATAGTTATCAGTAACCTGCGTTCGGAGAATATAGAGATTTTTGTGGGAACAGTCTTAAAGGATAGTCAGGGGAAAAAGCGAACAGGAGAAATCAACGCTTTAGCATACCTATTCGAGTTTCTCAACGCCTACGATTTTAGCAGCGAAGGTGGGGAAGCGATACAGGAAGACAATAAGACTCTTATCAATGCGTCAGTGTTGGGATTAATCTTTGAGAAAATCAACGGATATAAGGATGGTTCCTTTTTCACCCCCGGTTTCATCACTATGTATATGTGTCGGGAAACGATTCGACGCGCAGTGATAGAGAAATTTAACCAGAGTCAGGGATGGGATTGTCAGAGTATCGAGGATGTATATAACCGCATCAAAGATAAAACGGCAGCCAATGATATTATTAATAGTCTCAAAATTTGTGATCCTGCGGTGGGTTCGGGACATTTTCTCGTCTCTGGGTTGAATGAGATAATCGCGATTAAGAGTGAGTTACAGATTTTAGTGGATAAAGAGGGTAAAACTCTCAGGGATTATCGGGTTGAGGTGGTGAACGATGAGTTAATCGTCACCGATGATGACGGGAATATATTTGAATATAATCCCCGCAACCGAGAAAGTCAGCGCGTACAGGAGACTTTATTTCAGGAAAAACAGCGTCTGATTGAGGGTTGTCTGTTTGGAGTCGATATCAATCCCAACTCGGTGAAAATCTGTCGGTTGCGTTTATGGATTGAGTTACTCAAGAATGCTTACTACAAAGCAGATAACCAGTTAGAGACGCTACCGAATATCGATATTAATATCAAGGTTGGCAATTCTCTGATTAGTCGGTTTGGGTTATCCAATGATTTACAAATCTTTTCCCGCAAAAGTCGTTTAAGTATCGAGAGTTATAAGGATGCGGTGAGAGTCTATCGCAATGCGGAAGATAAGTCGCAAAAGCGCGAGATGGAAAGATTGATAGAGGAGATTAAGGGTAGTTTCCGTCAGACTTTGCAGGGAGATAATCCCCAGAAAAAGCGCTTGCGCGGTTTGGAAACGGATTTATATAGTCTGGAGAATCAAATTTTGTTATTTGAGGAGTCAGCTAAGGAAAGGAAAGCGCGGGAAAAGAAGATTAGTCAGTTAAGGAATGAGATTGATAAGTTACGTCTGGAAATCGAGGAGATTGAGAGTGGTAAGATTTATCATCATGCTTTTGAATGGCGCTTTGAGTTCCCCGAAGTTCTAGACGATAAGGGGAATTTTCTCGGTTTTGATGTGGTGATTGGCAATCCTCCTTGGGGAGCAAAAATAGATAATAAACATCTAAACAAAATAAAAGAGAAAAATTCAGATATTATCGTGAGAATGATAGATTCTTTCATGTTTTTTGTTAATTTGACATTCTCCCTTAAATCGCAATATGGTCTTATCTGTCAAATTATCCCCGATGTTATTCTCTATCAAGTTGATAATGAAAAATTACGAGAGAAAATTTTTAAAAACCACCAATTAGAGATAGCTTTTAATCTGGGAGATAGAATTTTTGAAGATGTTGCTAGACCATGTTGCATTATACTTCTGACATCGAAATTTACTAATATATCTTGGGTAGGAGAATATCAAAAATCTTCTGATGATAGTGTTAATAGTCTCAGTCACAATTTATTAATACCAATAGAGACATCTTTTTTAAAAACAATTCCTAATCAAGTCATTACTACTAAAAACCTAATTGGATACAAAATTATCAATAGATATAAGAAAATTAAACTTAGAGACTTAATAGATCAAGATGGAATTCAAAGAGGAGTCAGTCCTGATTTAAAAGAAGCTTTTATTGTTGATGAAAATATTGTCGATAACTTTGGTCTAGAAAAAAACTTCATTTTTCCTACTATCACTGGTGGGAGAGATATAAATCAATATTTAGTACAAGATATTGGCAAAAAAATTATCTATACAAAAAAAACAGACAATCCTCAGTCAATATCCCAAATAATTAAATATTTACAATCTTTTAGAGATAAAATAACTTGTGTAGAAGTAAAAGAAAATAAACATCCTTTTTGGTCTTTGCATCGTCCCAGAAATCAGGAAATTTTTCTAAAATCAGAAAAAATTATTGGTGTGATTACTGGAGATAAAATTATTGTTGCTTTGGATAATAATCAAATATTTCCAACGGATGGACTATATTTAATGTCCAGCAATCAAGAAAAATGCTCTAATAAATTTTTATTGGGAATTTTAAACTCCAAACTGCTGACTTACTTTTATCGATTGCTTTCAATGGAAACTAATCGAACATTAGCCCAAATTAAGCCAACAATTTTACAGGAATTACCTATTGAAATATCTGATAAAATTTTGGTTAAGAAGATCGAAATTAAAATTGATCAAATTCTCACGGCTAAAAAATCTAATCCTAAAGCGGACACAAGCGAATTAGAAAAAGAGATTGATAACTTAGTTTACAAACTTTATCAACTCACCTATGATGAAGTAAAAATAATTGATCCAGAATTTACAATAACAGAGAAAGAATATGAAGCAATTAAAATAGAGTAG
- a CDS encoding DUF433 domain-containing protein produces MKTIAGLDRITFDPKIMAGQACIRGMRIPVSVIINLIANGLSTTEIIEDYPYLEPEDIQQALRYAAWLTQERVIFWQNTQAV; encoded by the coding sequence ATGAAAACAATAGCAGGATTAGATCGCATTACCTTTGACCCTAAAATTATGGCAGGTCAAGCTTGTATTCGTGGAATGCGGATACCCGTATCAGTGATCATTAACCTCATCGCCAATGGCTTATCAACAACTGAGATAATTGAAGACTATCCCTATCTCGAACCAGAAGACATCCAACAAGCTTTAAGATATGCAGCTTGGCTAACCCAAGAGCGCGTCATCTTTTGGCAAAACACCCAAGCAGTATGA
- a CDS encoding DUF433 domain-containing protein, giving the protein MKTTNPLLHRITQTAGQCGGRPCIRGMRIWVTDILEMLAENVSITEILEDFPDLELADIQACLIFAARRTDSPRLKNLNQNA; this is encoded by the coding sequence ATGAAAACCACCAACCCACTACTACATCGAATTACTCAAACTGCTGGACAATGTGGCGGTCGTCCTTGTATTCGTGGAATGCGGATCTGGGTCACAGACATATTAGAAATGCTGGCTGAAAACGTCAGCATCACTGAAATTTTAGAAGACTTTCCCGATTTAGAACTAGCCGACATTCAAGCTTGTCTAATCTTTGCCGCACGTCGTACAGACTCTCCCAGACTAAAGAATCTCAACCAAAATGCTTGA
- a CDS encoding DUF5615 family PIN-like protein, producing the protein MVKLYADEQFPLPVIRILRSLGYDILTVQEAGKAEQKIPDSEVLHYAISLNRAVLTMNRRDFIRLHAQTSQHQGIVICRSSINWEKIAQAIDNHLSQFETIEGQLIRIKLPNIS; encoded by the coding sequence ATGGTAAAACTCTATGCAGATGAGCAATTTCCCTTACCTGTTATCAGAATTTTGCGTTCCTTAGGATATGACATCTTGACAGTACAAGAGGCAGGAAAAGCAGAGCAAAAAATTCCAGATTCTGAAGTTCTGCACTATGCAATTAGCCTTAATCGAGCCGTATTAACTATGAATCGCCGAGATTTTATTCGTTTACACGCTCAAACATCTCAACATCAAGGCATTGTGATTTGTAGAAGTAGCATTAACTGGGAAAAAATTGCCCAAGCTATAGACAATCATCTTTCTCAATTTGAAACTATAGAAGGACAACTGATTAGAATTAAATTACCTAACATAAGCTGA
- a CDS encoding DUF5615 family PIN-like protein, giving the protein MKFLGDMGISPRTIALLREQGYDAIHLIEENLEKMTDQNILDKARQEERILLTVDLDFAQLLAISGDSLPSVILFRLGNVSREVVNRRLLAILNDHATELTNGLIISVTDVSIRLRHLPIQP; this is encoded by the coding sequence ATGAAGTTTTTAGGTGATATGGGTATCTCTCCCCGCACAATTGCACTTTTGAGAGAACAAGGCTATGACGCAATCCACCTGATTGAAGAAAACCTAGAAAAGATGACAGACCAAAATATTTTAGACAAAGCTCGTCAAGAAGAAAGAATATTACTTACAGTAGATTTAGACTTTGCTCAACTATTAGCAATTAGTGGCGACAGCTTACCCAGTGTTATTTTATTTCGTCTAGGGAATGTAAGCCGAGAAGTTGTGAACCGTCGCTTGTTAGCCATCTTAAATGACCATGCCACAGAACTTACTAATGGTCTAATCATCTCTGTAACTGATGTTTCAATTCGACTTAGGCACTTACCCATTCAACCATGA
- a CDS encoding DUF433 domain-containing protein: protein MKAVKAMATINEQGQITLDSPLMNNKNSRVEIIILIPELAIDKTLNVCGGDACIRNTRIPVWLLVSYQQQGLSDAKILEAYPTLNAVDLANAWRYAENHPQEIAKAILENEAD from the coding sequence ATGAAAGCAGTTAAAGCAATGGCAACCATTAACGAACAAGGACAAATCACCCTAGATAGTCCGCTAATGAATAACAAAAATAGTCGAGTAGAAATTATCATCCTCATCCCAGAATTAGCAATTGATAAAACATTAAATGTATGTGGTGGTGATGCTTGTATCCGTAATACCAGAATCCCGGTTTGGCTATTAGTCAGCTACCAACAACAAGGACTGAGCGACGCAAAAATATTAGAGGCATATCCCACCCTAAACGCGGTTGATCTGGCAAATGCTTGGAGATATGCCGAAAATCATCCCCAAGAAATTGCCAAAGCAATCCTGGAAAACGAGGCTGATTAG
- a CDS encoding type II toxin-antitoxin system VapC family toxin, whose amino-acid sequence MKILLDTHFFLWFISGDQRLPTDMQAMIQDLDNEIYLSVVSTWEAIVKYQLGKLPLPESPATYFPRHCDRHQILNLDLDQASVSQLANLPSLHRDPFDRMLICQALQNDIAIATVDGAVKAYPINLLEP is encoded by the coding sequence ATGAAAATTTTACTAGACACACATTTTTTTTTATGGTTTATCAGTGGAGATCAACGACTTCCCACAGATATGCAAGCAATGATTCAAGACCTAGATAACGAAATTTATCTAAGTGTTGTGTCAACTTGGGAAGCAATTGTTAAATATCAGTTAGGTAAATTACCATTACCAGAATCACCTGCAACCTATTTCCCGAGACACTGTGATCGGCATCAAATTCTGAATCTTGACCTCGATCAAGCTAGTGTAAGTCAACTAGCTAATCTTCCATCTTTACATCGTGATCCTTTTGACAGAATGCTGATTTGTCAAGCCTTACAAAACGATATAGCGATCGCAACAGTAGATGGAGCCGTTAAAGCTTATCCAATCAATTTACTTGAACCATGA
- a CDS encoding DUF2281 domain-containing protein: MSEREKLIEELDQSPDFLVHEVLNFLLFIKARTAEISQQESLEKTQESNIPDFLSFIDQINSETPKTKKLRPFGLCAGEFVVPEDFDAPLQEEILNAFEGK, encoded by the coding sequence ATGTCAGAGAGAGAAAAACTAATTGAAGAACTCGATCAATCCCCAGATTTTTTAGTTCACGAAGTTTTAAACTTCCTGTTATTCATCAAAGCTCGCACTGCTGAAATTTCCCAACAAGAATCTCTTGAAAAAACTCAAGAATCGAATATTCCAGATTTTTTAAGCTTCATCGATCAAATAAATTCTGAAACACCAAAAACTAAAAAACTACGTCCATTTGGTTTGTGTGCGGGAGAATTTGTTGTTCCCGAAGACTTTGATGCACCACTCCAGGAAGAAATTTTAAATGCCTTTGAAGGAAAATGA